In Vagococcus luciliae, one genomic interval encodes:
- a CDS encoding S1 domain-containing RNA-binding protein, with protein sequence MSIEVGTKLSGKVSGITNFGAFVDLGDGKTGLVHISEVSNSFVKDINDVLKMNDEVEVKVMSVGDDGKIGLSIKRANEEERPAQRERKEYKRSSNNYQSDRNNRGGNDRGRNNRKPAAVATPQKESFDSLMTNFLKDSDDRLSTLKRSTEGKRGGRGGRRN encoded by the coding sequence ATGTCAATCGAAGTGGGGACAAAGTTATCTGGTAAAGTGTCAGGTATTACTAATTTTGGAGCGTTTGTAGATTTAGGCGATGGAAAAACAGGATTGGTACATATTAGTGAGGTATCTAATAGCTTTGTAAAAGATATCAACGATGTTTTAAAGATGAATGATGAAGTTGAAGTAAAAGTAATGAGCGTTGGAGATGACGGAAAAATTGGGTTATCAATCAAGCGTGCCAACGAAGAAGAACGCCCAGCACAGCGTGAGCGTAAAGAATACAAACGTTCATCAAATAATTACCAGTCTGATCGTAACAACCGAGGTGGAAATGACCGTGGTAGAAATAATCGTAAACCTGCAGCAGTAGCTACTCCACAAAAAGAAAGTTTTGATTCATTAATGACTAACTTCTTAAAAGATAGTGATGATAGATTAAGTACATTAAAACGCAGTACTGAAGGAAAACGTGGCGGACGTGGCGGACGTCGTAACTAA
- a CDS encoding FtsB family cell division protein, whose translation MSEKKTLLALETSEKKPSSQMAKAQREQKQMIYKRRRLTVMFVLAFGLFTFMGINLFRNGQHLLSLQQNHTEVKKEYAKVKTEKKDLENEVKLLKDPEYVEKVARAKYFYSKEGEQVYSIPGLSGAN comes from the coding sequence ATGAGTGAGAAAAAAACGTTATTGGCCCTTGAGACAAGTGAAAAAAAACCTTCGTCGCAAATGGCGAAAGCTCAACGTGAACAAAAACAAATGATTTACAAACGTCGACGCTTAACGGTTATGTTTGTATTAGCCTTTGGTTTATTTACGTTCATGGGAATTAACTTATTTCGCAATGGACAACATCTGTTATCACTACAACAAAATCACACAGAGGTAAAAAAGGAATATGCAAAAGTAAAAACAGAAAAGAAGGATTTGGAAAACGAAGTAAAATTGTTAAAGGATCCCGAATATGTTGAGAAAGTTGCACGTGCCAAATATTTTTACTCTAAAGAAGGCGAACAAGTATACAGTATTCCAGGACTGAGTGGTGCAAATTAA
- a CDS encoding RNA-binding S4 domain-containing protein yields the protein MRLDKFLKISRIIKRRTIAKEIADKGRIQVNHKLAKSSTSVKIGDVITIMFGNKTLEVKVLDLKDTTKKDEAKDLYEIISETKNQD from the coding sequence ATGAGATTAGATAAATTTTTAAAAATTTCAAGAATTATAAAACGTCGAACAATTGCAAAAGAAATAGCTGATAAAGGTCGGATTCAAGTGAATCACAAATTAGCTAAATCATCGACTTCTGTTAAAATAGGAGATGTGATTACAATCATGTTTGGTAATAAAACATTAGAAGTTAAAGTATTAGACTTAAAAGACACAACTAAAAAAGATGAAGCAAAAGATTTATACGAAATTATTAGCGAAACCAAAAATCAAGACTAA
- a CDS encoding putative polysaccharide biosynthesis protein has product MEKIKVEKTVLKGTLILTITSFVVKILSAVYRVPFQNLVGDEGFYVYQQVYPIYGIAMTFSLSGMPVFLSKILASEESLIERKKILTQFFYYVSFLSICLFLGLFVGSPLIAMMMGDKELIPLIRVVSLVFLLVPFLSTFRGYFQGEVNMLPTATSQLVEQGIRVGIILLSGWLFYTQSLNVYQIGSIATSGAIVGGICAIVVLIYYARKQPLSFYPISSKEQRDNGLLRRLVLEGGTICFFSAYLVIFQLIDSFTIKKYLVFSGLPDLSAKIAKGVFDRGQPLVQLGLVVAIAMTATFMPTLTHYYKSKKKSDYQSMVLSYLKVSLSISMAAGIGLAIMIPFVNVTLFSNNDGASTLSLFVLSVSIASMIQTYQTIYQSQNRVHYQFVAAIFGVLLKSVLTPSLTYYFGTMGSSVSTLLGLLGCLLVLHHYLIRKEFDVAVGKLFLMKLLISLGLMTIGVYGFRVICLANGLLMTHRGVTFALTLVGVCIGVTIYLISIVKLKLFSYDEWNMLPFGQKIYKHFY; this is encoded by the coding sequence ATGGAAAAAATTAAAGTAGAAAAAACTGTTTTAAAAGGAACGTTGATTTTAACGATTACTTCTTTTGTGGTGAAGATACTGAGCGCTGTGTATCGCGTGCCATTTCAAAATTTAGTGGGAGACGAAGGGTTTTATGTGTATCAACAAGTGTACCCTATCTATGGTATTGCGATGACATTTTCGTTATCTGGTATGCCTGTATTTTTATCAAAAATTTTAGCTAGTGAAGAGTCTTTGATTGAAAGAAAGAAAATTCTCACCCAATTTTTTTATTATGTTAGTTTCTTGTCTATCTGTTTGTTTTTAGGGTTATTTGTTGGGTCACCACTCATTGCCATGATGATGGGAGACAAAGAGCTCATACCACTTATTCGTGTTGTATCGTTGGTATTTTTACTGGTACCATTTTTATCTACTTTTAGAGGTTATTTTCAAGGAGAGGTGAATATGTTACCAACTGCAACGTCTCAGTTAGTGGAACAGGGGATTCGTGTGGGGATTATTTTACTTTCTGGTTGGTTGTTTTATACGCAAAGTTTAAATGTTTACCAAATAGGAAGTATTGCCACATCTGGTGCGATTGTGGGTGGAATATGTGCGATTGTGGTGTTAATATACTATGCAAGAAAGCAGCCGTTATCTTTTTATCCAATTTCCTCAAAGGAGCAGCGTGATAATGGGTTGCTAAGACGATTAGTATTAGAAGGTGGGACGATTTGCTTTTTTAGTGCTTATCTCGTTATTTTTCAATTGATTGATTCATTTACGATAAAAAAATATTTAGTCTTTTCAGGACTACCCGATTTGTCGGCTAAGATAGCAAAGGGAGTCTTTGATAGAGGTCAGCCATTGGTACAATTAGGATTGGTTGTGGCCATCGCAATGACTGCTACATTCATGCCAACGTTAACTCATTACTATAAAAGTAAAAAGAAATCAGATTATCAATCAATGGTGTTATCCTATTTAAAAGTGTCATTGAGTATTTCTATGGCAGCAGGTATTGGATTAGCCATCATGATTCCATTTGTTAATGTGACACTTTTTAGTAACAATGATGGAGCATCAACATTGTCGCTATTTGTACTGTCTGTTAGTATTGCCTCAATGATTCAAACGTATCAAACAATTTATCAAAGTCAAAACCGAGTACATTATCAATTTGTCGCTGCAATATTTGGTGTGTTATTGAAGAGTGTTTTGACACCATCTTTAACCTATTATTTTGGAACAATGGGTTCAAGTGTGAGTACGTTACTAGGGTTGTTAGGTTGTTTACTTGTCTTGCATCATTACCTGATCCGTAAGGAATTCGACGTAGCGGTTGGCAAACTTTTTTTAATGAAATTATTGATTAGTTTAGGGTTGATGACTATTGGAGTCTATGGATTTAGAGTTATCTGTTTAGCTAACGGTTTACTCATGACCCATCGAGGAGTGACGTTTGCTTTAACACTAGTAGGTGTCTGTATTGGAGTTACTATCTATCTAATAAGTATTGTGAAATTAAAATTATTTAGTTATGATGAATGGAACATGTTGCCATTTGGCCAAAAAATATATAAACATTTTTATTAA